A portion of the Candidatus Poribacteria bacterium genome contains these proteins:
- a CDS encoding ABC transporter ATP-binding protein, with product MARETSKSVGSRFLKDVFRYWRQIAKTLLCMTTMVGFSLLIPLLTKLVIDEAIPQENQEWLWLVFFGGIGVIGVYILLSLIRDRFYIYTTRRILLDFRNRFFQHLLCLPMSSITKRQTGEFGSMVINDVDAILTSGTYNALHFFTDFLSAGAIITIMFYFNWRLALIAMIVVPLNGLTYVLFRQHLHKAALKRQEATASSLSYVQQVLSAIRLVKCFSAEKHHNRSFFGESKDLFFAQTRVSVLESVAGNISQFVVRLQPISILCFGGMEVLRGRLTIGELVAFSAYLEYLSAPIYRLLHFHLGVAATKAVLQRLFQVLDLTDEHSEDKNGEKKKPQGVEGHIQFQSVSFAYEEVEILKNINLDVPSGSVIALVGPSGSGKTTLTNLIPRLYEPNAGRLLLDGHDLQTLELKFLRQQIGIVPQEPILFDISIKDNIRYGCSSATDEDVYAASRAANIHEFIMSLPEGYQTHVGERGFKLSGGQKQRVAIAMAILKNPKILILDEATSALDSQSEGLIQEALENVMQQRTTFVIAHRLSTIRNADQIVVMEQGQIIEVGSHSELLASGKLYSQLYREQFKSFQDLPSQ from the coding sequence ATGGCACGAGAAACATCAAAAAGCGTTGGGAGCCGATTTTTAAAGGATGTTTTCCGGTATTGGCGGCAAATTGCTAAAACCTTGTTGTGTATGACAACAATGGTTGGTTTTTCTTTGCTAATACCTCTTCTTACCAAATTAGTTATAGATGAAGCGATTCCGCAAGAAAACCAAGAATGGCTCTGGCTCGTCTTCTTTGGGGGTATCGGTGTTATCGGAGTATATATCCTACTTTCCTTAATACGTGATCGATTCTACATTTATACAACAAGACGTATTTTGCTTGATTTTCGGAATCGTTTTTTTCAACATCTCTTATGCCTTCCGATGTCAAGTATAACGAAAAGACAAACAGGTGAGTTTGGCTCAATGGTGATCAACGATGTAGACGCTATTCTCACAAGTGGAACTTATAACGCTTTGCATTTCTTTACAGATTTCCTGTCGGCGGGTGCTATAATTACTATAATGTTTTACTTCAATTGGCGACTGGCACTAATCGCGATGATAGTTGTTCCGCTCAACGGACTGACGTATGTCCTCTTTCGGCAACACCTCCATAAAGCAGCTTTGAAAAGGCAAGAAGCCACGGCATCATCCCTTTCATACGTGCAACAAGTTTTATCGGCCATTCGACTCGTGAAATGCTTTTCGGCTGAGAAACATCATAACCGGTCCTTCTTTGGGGAATCAAAGGACTTATTTTTTGCACAGACGAGGGTCTCGGTTTTGGAATCGGTCGCGGGTAACATCAGCCAGTTCGTGGTTCGACTCCAACCTATCTCAATCTTATGCTTCGGTGGTATGGAGGTTTTGAGAGGACGATTGACTATTGGTGAGTTAGTTGCCTTCTCTGCCTATCTTGAATATCTTTCTGCCCCTATATATCGGTTGCTTCACTTCCATCTTGGGGTTGCAGCGACCAAAGCAGTGCTACAGCGTCTTTTCCAAGTCCTCGATTTAACAGATGAACACAGTGAGGATAAAAATGGAGAAAAGAAAAAACCACAGGGCGTAGAAGGGCACATTCAGTTTCAATCTGTGAGTTTTGCTTATGAAGAAGTTGAGATTCTCAAAAACATTAACTTAGATGTCCCTTCAGGCAGCGTTATTGCCCTAGTCGGGCCCTCAGGTTCTGGCAAAACCACACTTACCAACTTAATTCCTCGCTTATATGAACCTAACGCGGGCCGTCTCCTACTGGATGGACATGATTTGCAGACATTGGAATTGAAATTCCTAAGACAGCAGATTGGCATTGTACCGCAAGAACCGATTTTATTTGATATCAGTATCAAAGATAACATCCGTTATGGGTGCTCCTCAGCAACAGATGAGGATGTCTACGCGGCATCTCGAGCTGCGAATATACATGAATTCATTATGTCTCTGCCAGAAGGTTATCAGACGCATGTTGGTGAACGCGGTTTTAAATTGTCTGGTGGTCAAAAACAGCGGGTCGCTATTGCCATGGCAATTTTGAAAAATCCGAAGATTTTAATCCTAGATGAAGCAACAAGTGCACTTGACTCACAATCCGAGGGCCTTATTCAAGAAGCACTTGAGAACGTCATGCAGCAACGCACAACCTTCGTCATTGCCCATCGTCTCTCAACAATTCGTAATGCAGACCAAATAGTTGTTATGGAGCAAGGGCAGATCATTGAAGTTGGCAGCCATTCCGAGTTGTTAGCATCGGGCAAACTCTACAGTCAATTATATCGTGAACAGTTTAAGTCTTTCCAAGATTTGCCATCACAGTAA
- a CDS encoding AAA family ATPase — protein MKIICTGISCSGRKEFMADFATFCAHKRLNIGFFSVGDFIRRIAAESQVNFTEKVLDSDPAVLSLARRTAFYEIAQLAKDYQHTVVGLHACFRWHGSLLEGFSFKDIEIIQPDMLINIVDNIADISERMEGTLQWSGMGKAALNVWLDEEKFLTRQLAHLIEKPYYTVAKQHDLKNFHDLLFSPKKPVFYLSYPITLLTDTPEEIEKIREMAEKLSCSFIVFDPLSVKDMALVTTGGEVVDSTQRVATVDAMDKDIIEQIKTCAIFWDYQFIHQSDFIVVIYPTDKLSAGVLSKMNYASRHNKPVYALYTGARSIFFEKLCDRIFDTFEELVDFLNTTYHTLKVPQ, from the coding sequence ATGAAAATCATCTGTACCGGCATCAGTTGTTCGGGACGCAAAGAGTTTATGGCAGACTTCGCGACATTCTGTGCACACAAACGATTGAACATCGGTTTCTTCAGTGTCGGTGATTTTATACGTCGAATCGCTGCAGAATCCCAGGTCAATTTTACAGAAAAAGTGCTGGATTCAGATCCAGCGGTTTTATCGTTAGCGCGGCGGACTGCTTTCTATGAAATTGCCCAACTTGCTAAGGATTATCAACATACTGTTGTCGGACTACATGCCTGCTTTCGCTGGCATGGTAGTCTCCTTGAAGGATTCTCTTTTAAAGATATTGAAATTATCCAACCTGACATGCTGATTAATATTGTTGATAATATCGCCGATATATCGGAACGCATGGAAGGGACTCTGCAATGGTCTGGTATGGGAAAAGCAGCACTTAATGTCTGGTTGGATGAGGAGAAATTTCTGACCCGTCAACTGGCACATCTCATAGAAAAGCCATATTACACCGTCGCGAAACAACACGATCTCAAAAATTTCCATGACTTGCTCTTTTCGCCGAAGAAACCGGTATTTTACCTTAGTTATCCGATTACGCTTTTAACAGATACGCCAGAGGAAATTGAGAAAATCCGAGAGATGGCGGAAAAATTGAGTTGTTCGTTTATTGTCTTTGATCCGCTCTCTGTTAAAGATATGGCACTGGTGACAACTGGCGGAGAAGTGGTGGATAGTACCCAGCGTGTGGCAACTGTGGACGCTATGGATAAGGACATAATTGAGCAGATAAAAACATGTGCGATCTTTTGGGATTATCAGTTTATCCACCAGAGCGATTTTATAGTTGTCATCTACCCTACAGACAAGTTGTCTGCTGGTGTGTTGAGTAAAATGAACTATGCTTCCCGCCACAATAAACCGGTGTATGCCCTTTATACTGGAGCCAGAAGTATCTTTTTTGAAAAATTATGTGATCGCATCTTTGACACGTTTGAGGAGTTGGTGGATTTTTTGAATACGACCTATCATACATTAAAAGTTCCGCAGTAA
- a CDS encoding mandelate racemase/muconate lactonizing enzyme family protein, with product MKVTNVERVLVDVPFTPRQQQITTQSVSTVYNWSILELCKVTTDTGHVGWGETVVHYTYSRVSDASVERVLGQSPAALMNDDSLGAGLQIALFDVVGKILEVPVYQLLGNQCREAVPISWWCIDSSPENWAAEAADAVKNGYTSFKNKPRPWWDIVAQVETVAEVVPADFKLDLDPNSSLRDAETAIPVLQKLAGHPNVAMFETPIPQSDVEGNKQIRQTVDCQIAMHFGSPPYTTCVREDVCSGFVIGGGKSQVMREGQLSAAADMPFWLQIVGNGLTTTWAGHLGSVLTHATWPAITCINLYSDHLLTKPIEVSEGCHKIPDAPGLGVEVNEDAVGRFRVPADELDADGYTIHPVPRIIKTAVYPDGSCIHIVGDGLSYFNAGNGEAQVEGARLELTFDDDSAEWADLFEKARETPVHGRW from the coding sequence ATGAAAGTCACGAACGTTGAACGTGTGCTTGTAGATGTCCCCTTCACCCCGCGCCAACAACAAATTACCACACAGAGCGTCTCAACCGTTTACAACTGGTCAATCCTTGAGTTGTGCAAGGTTACCACTGACACAGGGCATGTCGGTTGGGGTGAGACCGTCGTTCACTATACCTATTCCCGTGTCAGCGATGCGAGTGTCGAACGCGTGCTTGGACAAAGTCCTGCTGCACTCATGAATGACGATTCACTCGGTGCTGGTTTACAGATAGCACTCTTTGATGTCGTCGGCAAAATCTTGGAGGTGCCGGTCTACCAACTCCTTGGCAACCAATGTCGAGAGGCAGTTCCGATTTCATGGTGGTGTATCGATTCGTCTCCTGAAAACTGGGCAGCCGAAGCCGCCGATGCTGTGAAAAACGGTTATACCAGTTTCAAAAACAAACCCCGTCCGTGGTGGGATATTGTTGCACAGGTAGAAACGGTCGCAGAAGTCGTTCCAGCAGATTTCAAACTCGACCTCGACCCAAATAGTTCGCTGCGTGACGCTGAGACGGCTATTCCGGTCTTGCAAAAACTCGCTGGACATCCAAACGTCGCTATGTTTGAGACACCTATACCTCAGAGCGACGTTGAAGGCAACAAGCAGATTCGCCAAACCGTTGATTGCCAGATTGCGATGCACTTCGGTTCGCCTCCGTATACCACCTGTGTGCGTGAGGATGTATGCAGTGGATTTGTTATTGGTGGTGGCAAGTCTCAGGTAATGCGTGAGGGGCAACTCAGCGCGGCAGCGGATATGCCGTTTTGGCTCCAAATCGTCGGCAATGGTTTGACAACGACCTGGGCAGGGCATCTCGGCAGTGTACTCACACATGCGACATGGCCCGCCATCACCTGTATTAATCTCTATAGCGACCATCTCCTCACGAAACCGATAGAGGTCTCCGAGGGGTGCCACAAGATTCCTGATGCTCCCGGATTGGGTGTTGAAGTTAACGAAGACGCCGTTGGACGCTTCCGCGTGCCTGCTGATGAATTAGATGCTGACGGCTACACAATTCACCCCGTGCCGCGTATCATTAAAACTGCTGTTTATCCCGACGGCAGCTGCATCCATATAGTTGGGGACGGTCTAAGTTATTTCAATGCAGGTAACGGTGAGGCGCAAGTAGAAGGCGCGCGTCTGGAGTTAACCTTTGACGATGATAGTGCTGAGTGGGCAGATCTCTTTGAGAAAGCGCGAGAAACACCTGTGCATGGGCGGTGGTAA